A window of the Bacteriovorax sp. PP10 genome harbors these coding sequences:
- the dnaJ gene encoding molecular chaperone DnaJ: MSTKRDYYEILGVQKSTPKDEIKKAYRKMAMQFHPDKNPGNPEAEAKFKEASEAAEVLLDDDKKARYDQFGHAGVNGQGGGGHGGFQNGDFGDFGDIFGDIFGDMLGGGRGRGRAGGGRRSTGRPGDDLQMGIDIDFSEAAFGTEKTISLTKNVRCETCSGSGAKAGSSPTTCDYCNGHGEVRRQQGFFTVSSTCPKCNGSGQMIKDPCGTCHGAGKRKKKVDLQVKIPAGIDQGQRLKLSNEGDAGSNGGPNGDLYVVINIRAHDIFERDEFDVHCTVPISFSQAALGAEMEVPTLSGKVALKIPAGTQSGVKMRLKGKGIQRLGGYGVGDQIVTVHVETPTKLTSEQKDLFHRLAEVDENSNPMSRGFFDKVKDLFQ; the protein is encoded by the coding sequence ATGAGCACGAAACGCGACTATTACGAAATCCTTGGAGTACAAAAAAGTACACCCAAAGATGAAATCAAAAAAGCATACCGTAAAATGGCGATGCAATTTCACCCTGATAAAAATCCAGGAAATCCTGAAGCAGAAGCTAAATTTAAAGAAGCATCTGAAGCAGCGGAAGTTTTATTAGATGACGACAAAAAAGCTCGTTACGATCAATTTGGCCATGCCGGTGTAAACGGGCAAGGCGGCGGCGGGCACGGTGGATTCCAAAACGGCGACTTCGGAGACTTCGGCGATATTTTCGGCGACATCTTTGGAGACATGCTTGGTGGAGGAAGAGGACGCGGAAGAGCTGGTGGTGGACGCCGTTCAACGGGAAGACCTGGGGACGATCTGCAAATGGGAATCGATATCGATTTTTCTGAAGCAGCTTTCGGAACTGAAAAAACAATATCACTTACTAAAAATGTAAGATGCGAAACATGTAGCGGATCCGGAGCAAAAGCAGGTTCAAGTCCTACGACTTGTGACTACTGTAATGGCCATGGTGAAGTTCGTCGTCAGCAAGGATTTTTTACTGTTTCATCAACTTGTCCAAAATGTAATGGTTCAGGTCAGATGATTAAAGACCCGTGTGGAACTTGTCACGGTGCTGGTAAGAGAAAGAAGAAAGTAGACCTACAAGTAAAAATCCCAGCGGGTATCGACCAAGGTCAGCGTTTAAAACTTTCTAACGAAGGTGATGCTGGATCTAACGGTGGACCAAATGGAGATCTTTACGTTGTGATTAATATCCGTGCTCATGATATTTTTGAGCGCGATGAATTTGATGTTCATTGTACTGTGCCGATTAGTTTTTCTCAGGCCGCTCTTGGAGCAGAAATGGAAGTGCCAACACTTTCAGGAAAAGTTGCTTTAAAGATTCCTGCAGGAACTCAATCTGGTGTGAAGATGCGCCTTAAAGGAAAAGGGATTCAAAGACTCGGTGGATACGGAGTTGGAGACCAGATCGTTACTGTGCATGTTGAAACACCTACGAAGCTTACTAGTGAGCAGAAAGATTTATTCCATCGTTTAGCGGAAGTGGATGAAAATTCTAATCCGATGAGCAGAGGGTTTTTTGATAAAGTTAAAGACTTGTTCCAATAG
- a CDS encoding ABC transporter substrate-binding protein, whose product MKSFVVVGLFLFVSSCSGVSMITPDRKVADNIDTSKLYRQDFLQKINAAKEKVRQGKSDLALKDLAAMKEANLSAPEKATRKNLIGVINFSGRKFDVASKNFEEALLSSKEDPALEAQIYLNLGSAYYKMNQNEKALATLSQANYKNLQDGEAKKFHQLHALLSQQLGKKEQSLSSLIRSLEDKKTITELTTEARYTQAEDLFMKLSPSERVRLLEEFDQEKNIAVPYLAYKEAERSFREGDQGRVKDYTDWIEKRYGDNTEVMTLVRSLGVRNQNNSTKIDVRYIGVALPLSGDLKGLGERALAGIDIALEDMSQDPEKKYRLEIKDTKGNPANGAFAVKDLIEVNNVAAIIGGLNSSEATKEYLEAKKYGVVFISLSKVLLPKEEKNHLLIEIPGSIESQVSLLFSDKMLGKIGKRPAILYPRNDIGEAYANEFWRQSKKNNLDITGLISFDTNQTDYRDPIKNILGIKFNREREEELSIVNDIAHLESKKSIKRLQNLQPQVDFDWVFVPALPRETVQLLPNFNYFDAFNLSYVGVPSWRSELMVNEGYRYGNVFFMDESMGTAETAFTQKFFAKFKKQPNFVETIAYDSLKILSEVVEGDSSYETRQDLDVALSKKGNLQSETGAWKLQDDIWIKDMATFKIKREGIEQVLN is encoded by the coding sequence ATGAAAAGTTTTGTAGTTGTAGGTTTGTTTTTGTTTGTCTCTTCTTGTTCAGGTGTGAGCATGATTACTCCAGACAGGAAAGTGGCAGATAATATTGATACATCTAAATTATATAGACAGGATTTTTTACAAAAAATAAATGCAGCTAAAGAAAAAGTCCGTCAGGGGAAAAGTGATCTTGCGCTAAAAGATCTGGCAGCTATGAAAGAAGCGAATCTTTCGGCACCTGAAAAAGCAACGAGAAAAAATCTTATTGGTGTTATCAATTTCTCGGGAAGAAAATTTGATGTAGCTTCAAAGAATTTCGAAGAAGCATTACTTTCTTCTAAAGAAGACCCAGCACTGGAAGCACAAATCTATCTTAACTTAGGTAGTGCTTACTATAAGATGAATCAAAATGAAAAAGCGTTAGCGACATTGTCACAAGCTAATTATAAAAATCTTCAAGATGGTGAAGCAAAAAAATTCCACCAACTGCACGCACTACTGTCTCAACAATTAGGGAAAAAAGAGCAAAGCCTTTCATCTTTAATTCGTTCTCTGGAAGATAAAAAAACCATCACTGAATTAACAACTGAAGCGAGATACACACAAGCTGAAGATTTATTCATGAAGCTTTCTCCAAGTGAGCGCGTAAGACTGTTGGAAGAATTTGATCAGGAAAAAAATATTGCTGTTCCTTATCTTGCTTACAAAGAAGCAGAAAGATCATTCCGTGAAGGAGATCAGGGCCGTGTGAAGGATTACACAGACTGGATTGAAAAGCGCTACGGCGATAACACTGAAGTTATGACGCTTGTCAGAAGTTTAGGTGTAAGAAATCAGAACAATTCGACGAAAATCGACGTCCGTTACATTGGGGTTGCACTTCCTCTATCGGGCGACTTAAAAGGGCTAGGAGAGCGTGCTCTGGCCGGTATTGATATCGCACTTGAAGACATGTCACAGGATCCGGAGAAAAAATATCGTTTAGAGATTAAAGACACTAAAGGAAATCCAGCTAATGGAGCTTTCGCTGTTAAAGATTTAATCGAAGTAAATAACGTTGCGGCGATTATCGGTGGATTAAACTCGAGTGAAGCAACTAAAGAATATTTAGAAGCAAAAAAATACGGAGTGGTTTTCATTTCGTTATCAAAAGTTCTTCTTCCAAAAGAAGAAAAGAATCATTTGTTAATTGAAATTCCAGGATCAATTGAATCGCAAGTAAGCCTTCTTTTCTCTGATAAAATGCTGGGAAAAATCGGAAAACGTCCGGCAATTTTATATCCAAGAAATGATATTGGTGAAGCTTATGCCAATGAGTTTTGGAGACAATCGAAGAAAAATAATCTTGATATCACGGGACTGATTTCTTTTGATACAAATCAAACAGACTACCGCGATCCAATCAAAAATATTCTAGGAATTAAGTTTAATCGTGAGCGTGAAGAAGAGCTTTCAATTGTTAACGACATTGCTCATTTAGAGAGTAAAAAGAGTATTAAGCGCCTTCAAAACCTTCAACCGCAAGTTGATTTTGACTGGGTATTTGTTCCGGCCCTTCCTCGTGAAACAGTTCAATTGCTTCCGAACTTTAATTACTTTGATGCTTTCAACTTGAGCTACGTAGGAGTTCCAAGCTGGAGATCAGAATTAATGGTGAATGAAGGCTACAGATACGGGAATGTTTTCTTCATGGATGAGTCAATGGGAACAGCTGAAACAGCATTTACTCAAAAATTCTTTGCAAAATTCAAGAAACAGCCGAACTTTGTAGAAACTATTGCCTATGACTCACTAAAGATTTTATCCGAAGTGGTTGAAGGAGATAGTTCATATGAAACACGTCAAGATCTAGATGTGGCCTTATCTAAGAAGGGAAATCTTCAAAGTGAGACAGGTGCATGGAAGCTTCAAGATGATATTTGGATTAAAGATATGGCGACTTTCAAGATCAAAAGAGAAGGTATCGAGCAGGTTTTAAACTAG